The following are from one region of the Sandaracinus amylolyticus genome:
- a CDS encoding 5'-3' exonuclease translates to MQIHLVDGTYELFRSFFGAPSSKDAHGREVGATRGILRTLLALLEPGRADGGATHVAIAFDTVIESFRNELFAGYKTGEGIDPALWAQFPLAERAARALGIVTWSMIEFEADDALATGAARWASRPEVERVVLCSPDKDLAQCVGPKVVCLDRRRKTTMDTDGVRAKFGIEPASIPDWLALVGDTADGIPGVPRWGEKSASAVLAKFRRLEDIPDDAKTWGLSVRGADALATSLRERRADAMLYRTLATLRIDAPVAESIDDLEWRGADRTALADLCAELGDADFVSRVPRFR, encoded by the coding sequence ATGCAGATCCACCTCGTCGACGGGACCTACGAGCTCTTCCGCTCGTTCTTCGGCGCACCTTCTTCGAAGGACGCACACGGCCGCGAGGTCGGCGCGACGCGCGGCATCCTGCGCACGCTGCTCGCGCTCCTCGAGCCCGGGCGCGCCGATGGCGGCGCGACGCACGTCGCGATCGCGTTCGACACCGTGATCGAGTCGTTCCGCAACGAGCTCTTCGCCGGATACAAGACGGGCGAGGGGATCGATCCCGCGCTCTGGGCGCAGTTCCCGCTCGCGGAGCGGGCTGCGCGCGCCCTCGGGATCGTCACCTGGTCGATGATCGAATTCGAGGCGGACGACGCGCTCGCGACCGGCGCAGCGCGCTGGGCGTCGCGCCCCGAGGTCGAGCGCGTGGTGCTCTGCTCGCCCGACAAGGATCTCGCGCAGTGCGTCGGCCCGAAGGTCGTGTGCCTCGATCGGCGCCGCAAGACGACGATGGACACCGACGGCGTGCGCGCGAAGTTCGGCATCGAGCCGGCGTCGATCCCCGACTGGCTGGCGCTCGTGGGCGACACCGCGGACGGCATCCCCGGCGTGCCGCGGTGGGGCGAGAAGAGCGCGTCGGCGGTGCTCGCGAAGTTCCGCCGCCTCGAGGACATCCCCGACGACGCGAAGACGTGGGGCCTCTCCGTGCGCGGCGCCGACGCGCTGGCGACGAGCCTGCGCGAGCGACGCGCCGACGCGATGCTCTATCGAACGCTCGCGACGCTGCGCATCGACGCGCCGGTCGCCGAGTCGATCGACGACCTCGAGTGGCGCGGCGCCGATCGGACCGCGCTCGCGGATCTCTGCGCGGAGCTCGGGGACGCCGACTTCGTGTCGCGCGTCCCTCGGTTCCGCTGA
- a CDS encoding serine/threonine protein kinase, translated as MRRTRRLGRYHLTYRIAFGGMAELFRAFTFDDVDGHQLNVAIKRLLPHFREDKSFVDMLTDEFKLVSYLKHPNIAEVYELVELDDALIISMEYVDGKDLRSTVEKAKEQGLSLALDDVVYVVARSLEGLHHAHVARDPKNEPLRIVHRDFSPSNVLLGYDGTVKLCDFGIAKATHNRIQTKTGIIKGKVKYMSPEQAFGRKLDWRSDVFSAGSVLYELSTHQAPFSAPNEIDLIFAVREANPTPAREVNPAVPEALAKIIEKAMARSRSARFQSALEFRNALLTFLRRYNPSYRRNKLAQFMKRVWRDEIERELRAMEDYVVDVSAVAPADLGKNLIAGALGPDAPFSRFSPSPTRSTAAKDGANDADDAVHHAKTEILDARAQQLAAAMRPRPPAPKSGGRPGTAPPPPKPPVGSQRPPPPPRVPPPPRAARPATGGRGAPAGDPNDPIHNEKTVVADPRRGPPR; from the coding sequence ATGCGCAGGACGCGCCGTCTCGGCCGCTACCACCTGACCTACCGGATCGCGTTCGGTGGGATGGCCGAGCTCTTCCGGGCATTCACGTTCGACGACGTCGACGGACACCAGCTCAACGTCGCGATCAAGCGGCTGCTCCCGCACTTCCGCGAGGACAAGTCGTTCGTCGACATGCTCACCGACGAGTTCAAGCTCGTCAGCTACCTCAAGCACCCGAACATCGCCGAGGTGTACGAGCTGGTCGAGCTCGACGACGCGCTCATCATCTCGATGGAGTACGTCGACGGGAAAGACCTGCGATCCACCGTCGAGAAGGCGAAGGAGCAAGGCCTCTCGCTCGCGCTCGACGACGTGGTCTACGTGGTCGCGCGCAGCCTCGAGGGGCTGCACCACGCGCACGTCGCGCGCGATCCGAAGAACGAGCCGCTGCGCATCGTGCACCGCGACTTCTCGCCGTCGAACGTGCTGCTCGGCTACGACGGCACCGTGAAGCTGTGCGACTTCGGGATCGCGAAGGCGACGCACAACCGCATCCAGACCAAGACCGGGATCATCAAGGGCAAGGTCAAGTACATGTCGCCCGAGCAGGCCTTCGGCCGGAAGCTCGACTGGCGCAGCGACGTGTTCAGCGCGGGCTCGGTGCTCTACGAGCTCTCGACGCACCAGGCGCCCTTCAGCGCGCCCAACGAGATCGATCTGATCTTCGCGGTGCGCGAGGCGAACCCGACGCCGGCGCGCGAGGTGAACCCCGCGGTCCCCGAGGCGCTCGCGAAGATCATCGAGAAGGCGATGGCGCGCTCGCGCTCGGCGCGTTTCCAGAGCGCGCTCGAGTTCCGCAACGCGCTCCTCACGTTCCTGCGCCGCTACAACCCGAGCTACCGCCGCAACAAGCTCGCGCAGTTCATGAAGCGCGTGTGGCGCGACGAGATCGAGCGCGAGCTGCGCGCGATGGAGGACTACGTCGTCGACGTGAGCGCGGTCGCGCCCGCGGATCTCGGCAAGAACCTCATCGCGGGCGCGCTCGGGCCCGACGCGCCGTTCAGCCGCTTCAGCCCGAGCCCCACGCGCTCGACCGCGGCGAAGGACGGCGCGAACGACGCCGACGACGCGGTGCACCACGCGAAGACCGAGATCCTCGACGCCCGCGCGCAGCAGCTCGCTGCCGCGATGCGCCCGCGGCCGCCGGCGCCGAAGAGCGGAGGACGGCCCGGCACCGCGCCGCCGCCGCCGAAGCCGCCCGTCGGCTCGCAGCGCCCGCCTCCGCCGCCGCGCGTTCCGCCTCCGCCGCGCGCCGCACGCCCCGCCACCGGAGGTCGTGGCGCGCCCGCGGGCGATCCCAACGATCCGATCCACAACGAGAAGACGGTGGTCGCAGATCCGCGGCGCGGCCCGCCGCGCTGA
- a CDS encoding FAD-binding oxidoreductase, with protein MTRTLTGSERDRFVAALRQKIGESAVSTEPDDLATYGRDWTKVFDPAPMAIVFPRRTEDVAEIVRRCADEGVAIVPSGGRTGLAGGAVAARGELVVSTERMRDLGAVDARGLTLRAQAGAVTAAVHAHCEPHGLTWPVDFASKGSSQVGGNIATNAGGVKVIRYGLTRQWVLGLEVVTAKGEVLELGGALEKNNTGFDLRQLFIGSEGTLGIITGATLKLTRVPGHLDVFLFAVPDLAGVLRLFDAARVGPFVISAFEFFTDKCFARLARHRALSIPLETQSSHYVLLEVESHDRGALEGWLESLFERELILDGTLAQSAGQGRALWELREGISESLSATGMPHKNDIALPIASLDAFVSELDAVFTKEWPRFEICLFGHIGDGNLHVNVMKPDDMPKAEFLAHAHASDAAMFELVRKHRGSISAEHGVGLLKKDFLGYSRSPAELELLRAIKRTLDPENLLNPGKIL; from the coding sequence ATGACCCGCACGCTCACCGGTTCCGAGCGAGATCGTTTCGTCGCCGCGCTGCGTCAGAAGATCGGCGAGAGCGCGGTCTCGACCGAGCCCGACGACCTCGCGACCTACGGCCGCGACTGGACGAAGGTCTTCGATCCTGCGCCGATGGCGATCGTGTTCCCGCGGCGCACCGAGGACGTCGCGGAGATCGTGCGGCGCTGTGCCGACGAGGGCGTCGCGATCGTGCCGAGCGGCGGGCGCACCGGGCTCGCGGGCGGCGCGGTCGCGGCGCGCGGTGAGCTCGTGGTCTCGACCGAGCGCATGCGCGATCTCGGCGCGGTGGACGCGCGGGGGCTCACGCTGCGCGCGCAGGCGGGCGCGGTGACCGCGGCGGTGCACGCGCACTGCGAGCCGCACGGGCTGACGTGGCCGGTCGACTTCGCGAGCAAGGGCAGCTCGCAGGTCGGCGGCAACATCGCGACGAACGCCGGCGGCGTGAAGGTGATCCGCTACGGCCTCACGCGTCAGTGGGTGCTCGGCCTCGAGGTGGTCACCGCGAAGGGCGAGGTGCTCGAGCTCGGCGGCGCGCTCGAGAAGAACAACACCGGGTTCGACCTGCGCCAGCTCTTCATCGGCAGCGAGGGCACGCTCGGGATCATCACCGGCGCGACGCTGAAGCTGACGCGCGTGCCCGGGCACCTCGACGTGTTCTTGTTCGCGGTGCCGGACCTCGCGGGCGTGCTGCGCCTCTTCGATGCGGCGCGCGTCGGGCCCTTCGTGATCAGCGCGTTCGAGTTCTTCACCGACAAGTGCTTCGCGCGCCTCGCGCGGCACCGCGCGCTCTCGATCCCGCTCGAGACCCAGTCGTCGCACTACGTGCTGCTCGAGGTCGAGTCGCACGATCGCGGCGCCCTCGAGGGCTGGCTCGAGTCGCTCTTCGAGCGCGAGCTGATCCTCGACGGAACGCTCGCGCAGAGCGCGGGACAGGGCAGGGCGCTCTGGGAGCTGCGCGAGGGGATCAGCGAGAGCCTCTCGGCGACGGGCATGCCGCACAAGAACGACATCGCGCTGCCGATCGCGTCGCTCGACGCGTTCGTGAGCGAGCTCGACGCGGTGTTCACGAAGGAGTGGCCGCGCTTCGAGATCTGCCTCTTCGGGCACATCGGCGACGGCAACCTGCACGTGAACGTGATGAAGCCCGACGACATGCCGAAGGCGGAGTTCCTCGCGCATGCGCACGCGAGCGACGCCGCGATGTTCGAGCTCGTGCGCAAGCACCGCGGGAGCATCAGCGCGGAGCACGGCGTCGGGCTGCTCAAGAAGGACTTCCTCGGCTACTCGCGCAGCCCCGCGGAGCTCGAGCTGCTGCGCGCGATCAAGCGCACGCTCGATCCCGAGAACCTGCTGAATCCGGGCAAGATCCTCTGA
- a CDS encoding TIGR02266 family protein translates to MAERRQSPRMAIELSVEYKRLNAFFADYTKNISRGGTFIRTDKPLAIGTDFVFKLNVPGLGEPLALRGRVQWIVEVAQATSDQEAGMGIGFLWESEAERERIANHVERLMTESLGPVIYDKLVGRRRRGDDDA, encoded by the coding sequence GTGGCCGAACGGCGGCAGTCCCCTCGCATGGCGATCGAGCTGAGCGTCGAATACAAGCGACTGAACGCGTTCTTCGCGGACTACACGAAGAACATCAGCCGTGGTGGGACTTTCATCCGCACCGACAAGCCGCTCGCGATCGGCACGGACTTCGTGTTCAAGCTGAACGTGCCGGGGCTGGGCGAGCCGCTCGCGCTGCGCGGGCGCGTCCAGTGGATCGTCGAGGTCGCGCAGGCGACGTCCGATCAGGAAGCGGGCATGGGCATCGGCTTCCTCTGGGAGAGCGAGGCGGAGCGCGAGCGCATCGCGAACCACGTCGAGCGCCTGATGACCGAGAGCCTCGGCCCCGTGATCTACGACAAGCTCGTGGGCCGTCGGCGCCGCGGCGACGACGACGCCTGA
- a CDS encoding RNA polymerase sigma factor, with protein sequence MVEPSESELIERAKRGEKAAFGRLLRMHQRRVYACAIHMLGDRGEAEDAVQETFLRAWRAIDRFDGRAELSTWLYRICINVSLNTLRRRKRVDAADISDPRVPEPAADPTQGQNDPRHSAQAAQLYGRLAKALDDLSPSLRATVVLVLLEGVPQKEASEVLGCSEGTIAWRVHEARRRLRLVLGDHLEESSEEGPAVSAAATGRRA encoded by the coding sequence ATGGTCGAGCCCAGTGAGTCCGAGCTGATCGAGCGCGCGAAGCGCGGCGAGAAGGCGGCGTTCGGGCGCCTGCTGCGGATGCACCAGCGGCGCGTGTACGCGTGCGCGATCCACATGCTCGGGGATCGCGGTGAGGCCGAGGACGCGGTGCAGGAGACCTTCCTGCGCGCGTGGCGCGCGATCGATCGCTTCGATGGTCGCGCCGAGCTCTCGACCTGGCTCTATCGCATCTGCATCAACGTCTCGCTGAACACCCTGCGGCGCCGCAAGCGGGTGGACGCGGCGGACATCTCGGATCCGCGGGTGCCCGAGCCGGCGGCCGATCCGACGCAGGGCCAGAACGATCCGCGTCATTCGGCGCAGGCGGCGCAGCTCTACGGGCGGCTCGCGAAGGCGCTCGACGATCTCTCGCCCTCGCTGCGCGCGACGGTGGTGCTCGTGCTGCTCGAGGGTGTGCCGCAGAAGGAAGCGAGCGAAGTGCTCGGGTGCTCGGAAGGGACGATCGCGTGGCGCGTGCACGAGGCGCGCAGGCGCTTGCGGCTCGTGCTCGGTGATCATCTCGAGGAGAGCAGCGAGGAAGGCCCCGCGGTGAGCGCGGCAGCGACGGGGAGGCGCGCATGA
- a CDS encoding serine/threonine-protein kinase: protein MGEPVLFGSYELLDRIAEGGMAEVWRARSRGVAGFEKTVVIKRVLPSLMAKPGFADLLIREAKIAARLSHPRIVQIFDLGEENGSYFIAMEYVSGRDLGQAMSHRGGPQGEGLSLPLRVWIVAEVAGALDHAHRRRGDEGRPLAIVHRDVSPQNILLGYEGEVKVADFGIARADEAGLGRGEDPKILRGKYAYMSPEQARGEPLDRRSDVFSLGIVLYELLVGKRMFRGRSSQETLAMVRAAQVPDLDPEKLGIDEALSRVLARCLAAQRDDRYAYASELYAELTQWLFRRGEPVGQPMLAAAMERMFPPEDAASPNKLRVDVLMRAYQDATSISLAGASLAAPVAEASTDEAGGQRTAAMPSSRRVKVERRHVALLAAEHRAGEDEAFAAACDAAGGSVLAVQHGMHLALFGFAAGVERGAAHAVRAALELRRALRLEAPGGTEPVPAMIVLEGESRVGEGVAMEPEPELIERARALLDVGISGEIRVEPELVDELSHHFRMDERPIVPGAGRVPIVEGYRARAERNASALRRRAPLVGRRDELRRLSEAIVEVAAGAHRVVHLVGEPGAGKSRLLAEMRALVTPREVHVVTGRADEAGSERPFAAIAELVGDLCGIEADDTPSERFAKVERIRVLGLSPREVRLCGELLGLAYPVAPIERPGRPRSLELVVAVRKAIDALAHERTVLVLLEDLQWLDDSTRQILPLLMRGLSRARVMVVLTRRPGALVPHLPGTIVRLAPLPPDASGRLFAASLGARAIEPELLDAITNETGGNPEWIELLASEARDAASIAVEEGIVRAIAPLPTSVSSTARNRVGARLGQLRAGDRAMLTTAAAIEPPISVDLLCAVEGLVGNTGLPPLRRLLARRLLVANERDPNEHEPIGRWGGDDVAASRPERVSFPGAMIARAVRDALDPQDQRRLHARIVATLERIGAASTPEGMRRLAFHAARSFDRRRAPEYLEEVAAHAESKGAPSEAADALAEAARVLREEGDDREGDRGVELTLRAARLAMQGGHIDRARALLDELAGSHGTHGRSATRIAIALARAEAAMCADRAAEAVAALEEIDPVLVEAPIASLAAVRLSSGRALIELGRTEDAIAMLVEAVAAFREANDGAGRGHALAVLALAEARADRARAADDTAEEALAVAARLGHADLRYAALAAMGAAEEAAGDLAGAAARTHEALEVATHAGMDAELPVASLRAALASLRAGAGVEAAQRAEQAIRLARKRRLERIVLLGSAVQATIAVQEHPDASFVPAIVRAIDRLEAIGRPAEAALAVELLAIAHRALGDEGAAGRARSRGADLARRAGWLSLAHALERAASS, encoded by the coding sequence GTGGGCGAGCCCGTCCTCTTCGGCAGCTACGAGCTGCTCGATCGCATCGCCGAGGGCGGCATGGCCGAGGTCTGGCGCGCGCGCTCGCGCGGTGTCGCCGGCTTCGAGAAGACCGTCGTCATCAAGCGGGTGCTGCCCTCGCTGATGGCGAAGCCGGGCTTCGCGGATCTGCTGATCCGCGAGGCGAAGATCGCCGCGCGTCTCTCGCATCCCCGCATCGTCCAGATCTTCGATCTCGGGGAGGAGAACGGCTCGTACTTCATCGCGATGGAGTACGTGAGCGGGCGCGATCTCGGACAGGCGATGTCGCACCGCGGTGGCCCGCAGGGCGAGGGGCTCTCGCTCCCGCTGCGCGTGTGGATCGTCGCCGAGGTCGCGGGCGCGCTCGATCACGCGCATCGACGCCGCGGCGACGAGGGACGCCCGCTCGCGATCGTGCATCGCGACGTCTCGCCGCAGAACATCCTGCTCGGCTACGAGGGCGAGGTGAAGGTCGCCGACTTCGGCATCGCGCGCGCCGACGAGGCCGGTCTCGGGCGCGGCGAGGACCCGAAGATCCTGCGCGGCAAGTACGCGTACATGTCGCCCGAGCAGGCGCGCGGCGAGCCGCTCGATCGACGCAGCGACGTGTTCTCGCTCGGGATCGTCCTCTACGAGCTGCTCGTCGGAAAGCGCATGTTCCGTGGGCGCAGCTCGCAGGAGACGCTCGCGATGGTGCGCGCCGCGCAGGTGCCCGATCTCGATCCCGAGAAGCTCGGCATCGACGAGGCGCTCTCGCGCGTGCTCGCGCGCTGTCTCGCGGCCCAGCGCGATGATCGTTACGCGTACGCGAGCGAGCTCTACGCGGAGCTCACGCAGTGGCTCTTCCGGCGCGGCGAGCCGGTCGGGCAGCCGATGCTCGCGGCCGCGATGGAGCGGATGTTCCCGCCGGAAGACGCGGCCTCGCCGAACAAGCTGCGCGTCGACGTGCTGATGCGCGCGTACCAGGACGCGACGTCGATCAGCCTCGCGGGCGCGTCGCTCGCCGCGCCGGTCGCGGAGGCGAGCACCGACGAAGCGGGCGGACAGCGCACCGCGGCGATGCCGAGCTCGCGGCGCGTGAAGGTGGAGCGCCGTCACGTCGCGCTGCTCGCGGCGGAGCACCGCGCCGGGGAGGACGAGGCGTTCGCCGCGGCGTGTGACGCGGCGGGCGGCAGCGTGCTCGCGGTGCAGCATGGAATGCATCTCGCGCTCTTCGGCTTCGCGGCGGGCGTGGAGCGCGGCGCGGCGCACGCGGTGCGCGCGGCGCTCGAGCTGCGTCGCGCGCTGCGCCTCGAGGCCCCGGGAGGCACCGAGCCGGTGCCCGCGATGATCGTGCTCGAGGGCGAGTCGCGCGTCGGTGAGGGCGTCGCGATGGAGCCGGAGCCCGAGCTGATCGAGCGTGCGCGCGCGCTGCTCGACGTCGGGATCAGCGGCGAGATCCGTGTCGAGCCCGAGCTCGTCGACGAGCTCTCGCATCACTTCCGCATGGACGAGCGCCCGATCGTGCCGGGCGCGGGTCGGGTTCCGATCGTCGAGGGCTATCGGGCGCGCGCCGAGCGCAACGCGAGCGCGCTGCGGCGTCGTGCGCCGCTGGTCGGTCGTCGCGACGAGCTGCGACGATTGTCGGAGGCGATCGTCGAGGTCGCCGCGGGCGCGCATCGCGTCGTGCACCTCGTCGGAGAGCCCGGTGCCGGCAAGTCGCGACTGCTCGCGGAGATGCGCGCGCTGGTGACGCCGCGCGAGGTGCACGTCGTGACCGGTCGCGCCGACGAGGCCGGCTCGGAGCGCCCGTTCGCCGCGATCGCGGAGCTCGTCGGCGATCTCTGCGGCATCGAGGCGGACGACACGCCGAGCGAGCGCTTCGCGAAGGTCGAGCGCATCCGCGTGCTCGGGCTCTCGCCGCGCGAGGTGCGGCTGTGCGGCGAGCTGCTCGGGCTCGCGTATCCCGTCGCGCCGATCGAGCGGCCCGGGCGTCCTCGCAGCCTCGAGCTCGTGGTCGCGGTCCGCAAGGCGATCGACGCGCTCGCGCACGAGCGCACCGTGCTCGTCCTGCTCGAAGATCTGCAGTGGCTCGACGACTCCACGCGACAGATCCTGCCGCTCCTGATGCGCGGTCTGAGCCGCGCGCGCGTGATGGTCGTGCTCACGCGCCGTCCCGGGGCGCTGGTGCCGCACCTGCCGGGCACGATCGTCCGGCTCGCGCCGCTGCCTCCCGACGCCTCGGGGCGCCTCTTCGCGGCCTCGCTGGGCGCGCGTGCGATCGAGCCCGAGCTGCTCGACGCGATCACGAACGAGACCGGCGGCAATCCCGAGTGGATCGAGCTCCTCGCATCGGAGGCGCGCGACGCGGCCTCGATCGCGGTCGAGGAAGGCATCGTGCGCGCGATCGCGCCGCTGCCCACGAGCGTGTCGAGCACCGCGCGCAACCGCGTCGGCGCGCGCCTCGGGCAGCTGCGCGCGGGCGATCGCGCGATGCTCACGACCGCGGCCGCCATCGAGCCGCCGATCTCGGTCGATCTGCTGTGCGCGGTCGAGGGCCTCGTCGGCAACACGGGCCTGCCGCCGCTGCGACGTCTGCTCGCACGCCGTCTGCTCGTCGCGAACGAGCGCGACCCGAACGAGCACGAGCCGATCGGGCGCTGGGGCGGTGACGACGTCGCGGCCTCGCGCCCCGAGCGCGTGTCGTTCCCCGGCGCGATGATCGCGCGGGCGGTGCGCGACGCGCTCGATCCGCAGGACCAGCGCCGCCTCCACGCGCGCATCGTCGCGACGCTGGAGCGCATCGGCGCGGCGTCGACCCCCGAGGGAATGCGTCGCCTCGCGTTCCACGCCGCGCGATCGTTCGATCGCCGTCGCGCGCCCGAGTACCTCGAGGAGGTCGCGGCGCACGCCGAGTCGAAGGGCGCACCGAGCGAAGCTGCAGACGCGCTCGCCGAGGCCGCGCGCGTGCTGCGCGAGGAGGGCGACGATCGCGAGGGCGATCGCGGCGTGGAGCTCACGCTGCGCGCTGCGCGCCTCGCGATGCAGGGTGGGCACATCGATCGTGCGCGCGCGCTCCTCGACGAGCTCGCGGGCTCGCACGGGACCCACGGTCGCTCTGCGACGCGCATCGCGATCGCGCTCGCGCGCGCCGAGGCAGCGATGTGCGCGGATCGCGCGGCGGAGGCGGTCGCCGCGCTCGAGGAGATCGACCCGGTGCTCGTCGAGGCACCGATCGCGTCGCTTGCAGCGGTGCGTCTCTCGTCGGGGCGCGCGTTGATCGAGCTCGGCCGCACCGAGGACGCGATCGCGATGCTCGTCGAGGCGGTCGCGGCGTTCCGCGAGGCGAACGACGGCGCGGGCCGTGGTCACGCGCTCGCCGTGCTCGCGCTCGCCGAAGCGCGCGCCGATCGTGCGCGCGCCGCGGACGACACCGCCGAAGAGGCGCTCGCGGTCGCGGCGCGGCTGGGGCACGCGGATCTTCGCTACGCAGCGCTCGCCGCGATGGGCGCGGCCGAAGAGGCCGCGGGCGATCTCGCCGGTGCTGCCGCGCGCACCCACGAGGCGCTCGAGGTCGCGACGCATGCCGGCATGGACGCAGAGCTGCCGGTCGCGTCCCTGCGCGCCGCGCTCGCGTCGCTGCGCGCCGGCGCGGGCGTCGAGGCCGCCCAGCGCGCCGAGCAAGCGATCCGCCTCGCCCGAAAGCGCAGGCTCGAGCGCATCGTGCTCCTCGGGAGCGCAGTGCAGGCCACCATCGCCGTGCAGGAGCACCCGGACGCATCGTTCGTTCCTGCGATCGTGCGCGCGATCGATCGCCTCGAGGCGATCGGCCGCCCGGCCGAGGCGGCGCTCGCGGTGGAGCTGCTCGCGATCGCGCATCGCGCGCTCGGCGACGAAGGCGCGGCGGGCCGCGCGCGCTCTCGTGGCGCGGATCTCGCGCGTCGTGCGGGATGGCTCTCGCTCGCGCACGCGCTGGAGCGCGCTGCGTCGTCGTGA
- a CDS encoding S1 RNA-binding domain-containing protein, translating to MTEENGTVTTTDGGERNAPPADNAPERERTEAIAVEAQQQTQASAEEQGEADAGEGDESEGEGEATAEGQPGAEGAKRKRRRRRRKKGAGDTSAGQVAAEGATGEGAPEGAQPQAPREPKKEPHLPFARFFEGRDRGDRRHAFSVGEIVAGRVQRVEHGASVIDLFGKATAFALANEPREVPMPAPGTEPAETEESEEAASANLAQVGDAAAHFEGAVGMPASEALPEAPAPEGEEPVGPGPDGIWGTADDAPAPVEAERVAAAAHELSAMGGPQEEGHPPSASEAGGVEAPEEAAPEAPEEEAPLLEVGTIFRGRVAAVAESGHVAIHNKLATRAEARLKLAKAREEHRRVWGLVYGFNRGGFDVLVEGVRAFCPVSGMTTEHLEDPETQLGRRLEFSVQQAKSGHQGIVVSRRSILEKEARKRAKELRRSLQPGQRLKGRVTQVRDFGVFVDLGGVEGLVHMSELSWDRAVRPSDAARPGDEVEVQVLRVTEPQGRKDRDGRIALSLKALAADPWDVHLQGLEEGQARKGKVTRTAEFGAFVELAPGVEGLLHVTELGRDLKHANERIKEGEEVFVVVERLDKRARRISLSKMSDADARAFQEGQLETGGGGKVVRPGANLKVKVERVESGGLHVQVEGVLGRRGRGFIPNVEMATERGTDHRKKFPPGTELDVKVIGTDRDGGLRLSRKALQQDEERRAIQDYRKDAARKGFGTFGDLLKSKLGKR from the coding sequence ATGACGGAAGAGAACGGTACCGTGACCACGACCGACGGCGGTGAGCGCAACGCTCCTCCGGCCGACAACGCGCCCGAGCGCGAGCGCACCGAGGCGATCGCGGTCGAGGCGCAGCAGCAGACGCAGGCGAGCGCCGAGGAGCAGGGCGAGGCCGACGCGGGCGAAGGCGACGAGTCGGAGGGCGAGGGCGAAGCCACCGCCGAAGGCCAGCCCGGCGCCGAGGGCGCGAAGCGCAAGCGTCGTCGTCGTCGCCGCAAGAAGGGCGCTGGCGACACGTCGGCGGGCCAGGTCGCAGCCGAGGGCGCGACCGGCGAGGGCGCGCCCGAAGGCGCGCAGCCCCAGGCGCCTCGCGAGCCGAAGAAGGAGCCGCACCTCCCGTTCGCGCGCTTCTTCGAGGGACGTGATCGCGGCGATCGCCGCCACGCGTTCTCTGTCGGCGAGATCGTCGCGGGACGCGTCCAGCGCGTCGAGCACGGCGCGTCGGTGATCGACCTCTTCGGCAAGGCGACGGCGTTCGCGCTCGCGAACGAGCCGCGCGAGGTCCCGATGCCCGCGCCGGGCACCGAGCCCGCGGAGACCGAGGAGAGTGAAGAGGCAGCGAGCGCGAACCTCGCGCAGGTCGGCGACGCGGCCGCGCACTTCGAGGGCGCGGTCGGGATGCCGGCGAGCGAGGCGCTCCCCGAGGCCCCCGCGCCCGAGGGCGAGGAGCCGGTGGGCCCGGGCCCCGATGGCATCTGGGGCACCGCGGACGACGCGCCGGCGCCGGTCGAGGCGGAGCGCGTCGCGGCGGCTGCGCACGAGCTCTCGGCGATGGGCGGCCCGCAGGAGGAAGGTCATCCTCCGAGCGCGAGCGAGGCCGGCGGCGTGGAAGCGCCCGAAGAGGCCGCGCCCGAGGCGCCCGAGGAAGAGGCCCCGCTGCTCGAGGTGGGGACGATCTTCCGCGGTCGCGTCGCGGCCGTCGCGGAGAGCGGCCACGTCGCGATCCACAACAAGCTCGCGACCCGCGCCGAGGCGCGCCTCAAGCTCGCGAAGGCGCGCGAGGAGCACCGCCGCGTGTGGGGCCTCGTGTACGGCTTCAACCGCGGTGGCTTCGACGTGCTCGTCGAGGGCGTTCGCGCGTTCTGCCCGGTCTCGGGCATGACGACCGAGCACCTCGAGGATCCCGAGACGCAGCTCGGCCGCCGCCTCGAGTTCTCGGTGCAGCAGGCGAAGAGCGGCCATCAGGGCATCGTCGTCTCGCGCCGCTCGATCCTCGAGAAGGAAGCGCGCAAGCGCGCGAAGGAGCTGCGCCGCTCGCTGCAGCCCGGCCAGCGCCTCAAGGGCCGCGTCACGCAGGTGCGCGACTTCGGCGTGTTCGTCGACCTCGGCGGCGTCGAGGGCCTCGTGCACATGAGCGAGCTCTCGTGGGATCGCGCGGTTCGTCCGAGCGACGCCGCGAGGCCCGGCGACGAGGTCGAGGTGCAGGTGCTGCGCGTGACCGAGCCGCAGGGCCGCAAGGACCGCGACGGTCGCATCGCGCTCTCGCTCAAGGCGCTCGCTGCGGACCCGTGGGACGTGCACCTGCAGGGCCTCGAAGAGGGCCAGGCGCGCAAGGGCAAGGTCACGCGCACCGCGGAGTTCGGTGCGTTCGTCGAGCTCGCGCCGGGCGTCGAGGGCCTGCTCCACGTGACGGAGCTCGGGCGCGATCTCAAGCACGCGAACGAGCGCATCAAGGAAGGCGAAGAGGTCTTCGTCGTCGTCGAGCGTCTCGACAAGCGCGCGCGCCGCATCTCGCTCTCGAAGATGAGCGATGCCGACGCGAGGGCGTTCCAGGAAGGTCAGCTCGAGACGGGCGGCGGCGGCAAGGTCGTGCGTCCGGGCGCGAACCTCAAGGTCAAGGTCGAGCGCGTCGAGTCCGGCGGCCTGCACGTGCAGGTCGAGGGCGTGCTGGGGCGTCGCGGCCGCGGGTTCATCCCGAACGTCGAGATGGCGACCGAGCGCGGCACCGATCACCGCAAGAAGTTCCCGCCGGGCACCGAGCTCGACGTGAAGGTGATCGGCACGGATCGCGACGGCGGCCTGCGCCTGTCGCGCAAGGCGCTCCAGCAGGACGAGGAGCGCCGCGCGATCCAGGACTACCGCAAGGACGCGGCGCGGAAGGGCTTCGGCACCTTCGGCGACCTGCTGAAGAGCAAGCTCGGGAAGCGCTGA